The Stieleria maiorica genome includes the window GACTTTTCACCGCTCGCGAAGATATCGGGACCGGTGAAGATCTCCGCTCCAGCAACGACGAATTGGACTCAAGCCATTCTTCCGAAATTTGACGCTGGTTTTCGACTCGAAATCCTGGACCTAAGCCAGGCCCAAGACGTGACCGCATCGGTGCTTCGGAATTTCCCTCTGGAGCATCTTTCCTGGCTGAGCCTGCATCGTGCGAACGGGCGGCGTCATATGAGACTGGGTGACGATACATCAGAAACCATCGCGCAGATGAAGTCACTGAACGTGGCCGACCTTCGTGGCGTTCAGATCGAATTGAAGAACGCAACTGCCTTAGCCTCTTTATCGAAACTCGAAGTGCTGAGAATCAACAGCAACCTCGCATCCGACGCCTCCATCGAGAAACTGTCAACATCGCAATCGATCCAGGTTCTCGAGGTTACCAACGAATCGGAAGATTCAACGGTCCTGTCCGATGCCGCTCTCACAAGTCTTGAGAAAATGACGGAACTGCGGGAATTGAAATTGGAAAAAACGGGCGTCTCGCAAAACGCGGTTGACAGATACCGTCAATCGAAACCGCAGGTAAAACTGTCCTTCACAGCTGCCGAAGTCAACGCATCCGTTCAATAACGAGCGTCTAATGGGTCAGCTACCGATTTAATTCTTCGTCGTCACTGATCGAAGAAGATGGTACCGTGGAGCACTTGATTCGCATTTCCGTGAGCAATGAACGACTCAAAAAGGGCAGCAGTGGCTCGTGGTGATTTAGTACGCTGCACGTCCCCGCATTCGGCCGTTCATACGATCGCTTGCGCCCAGATTGACCGTATGAGCTTAAGTCGGCGTTCAATGGTTGCCACGGAACAGCCGATCAGGGCCGCGATCTCAGCATTTGTATGTCCCTCGAGTCGTCGGTTTGCGATTTCAGCGAGATCGGGGGGGAGGCTGGAAAGCAACCGATTGACTGTTTCGAGTGATTCCACGACGGCGTCGGGAGTGGAGTCCCAGCGAACCTCGGCTTTGACGGGAAGCTCAGACAAGACGGAATCGCCACGCACATCGCCGCCACCACGTTTGAGCTGAGCTTCGCGTCTTGCTTGGTTGAGTGTCTTCCGGTGCACGATCGTTACGATCAACGGCCAAAGCGAGTCCTCCGATCCGATCGCCCGAATCGACGTCTCCCCGTACCGCTCATAGAAACTGCCTAGAGCGGATAACGCCACATCTTCGCCGTCGGCAACGCGTCGATTGCGGCGCCCCAACCGGGCTTCCGCGTACCGCACCAATGAATCAAAGTATCTATCGAAGATACGCTGTTGAAATTGAGAACGGGTTTCGTCCTGCACCAATTCGCTCCAATAACTCACTCTGCCGCGACATGAAAAAGCTGGAAATTGCTCACCTTTCAATCGAATCGCAGCGACGAATCGATGAAATCTGTCGTGTTTACGAAGATGACGTGCGATCGTCCCGGAACAGCAACCTACTGACGATGCTGGACAGGGTACCAGAGCAAGAGGCGCCTGTGTTGTTGTTCGAGTTGTTGCGTTTACACGCTGAAATTGAACCGCCGGCGAAGGTGTTTGACCAGGTCCGTCAGCTACGCCCCGAGTTTGCATGGGTCGTCGAACACGTAATTGAATCCTTGCAGTCGCAGACCTCCGAACCGGATGAGACCATCGCCATCAGTGTTTCTGAGCGGGAACTCGTTGGTACGTTGGAGGGAAAGGAGTACGCTTTCCGTCTTTCAATGCCAGGACAGTACATTTTCGGGAGTGCTGCGGAGGCAGATTTGACCATCACGCATGGAGCAATCGCCCAGCGAACCGCATGCTTCATCATGGAGTCGGATCGTTGCCTCGTCGTGACATTTCCAAATGAGTCGTCGGGCGCAATGCTACAGGAGGTTTCTTATCATTCATCGTTCTCGGTTGGGCCCATTGAATTTCATTTTCGCACGCCAATGAGTCTCGGGCGAAGCGTGGCTACAGTCGCTGATGATGAAGCGTCGTCCATTCGCCAGATCGGCGTCGATGGTTTTGAAATCACAGGCGAGCTTGGCAGAGGCGGATTTGGAGTAGTCTTCGATGCGATCCAATTGGGCAGTCAAAAGCGTTTTGCAATCAAGTCACTGCTACCGGACGCCGCACGTTCAGAGAAACTCAAGAAACTGTTCATGAGAGAAATCTCAATCGTTTCGCAACTCAAGCATCCCAATATCGTTGGCTACCACGGGTTCGGAATCGCTGGTGACCATCCCTATTTGATACTGGAATATGTGGAGAACCGTCAGATCGACGACGTTCTCGCCCAACACCCCGAACACAAGAGACTTCGTTTGTGCATTGGGATCGTACGCAAGATATTGTCCGCGCTTGCACACGCGCATGATCAGGGCGTGGTCCATCGCGATGTCAAGCTCAGCAACATCCTGACCGGGGTGGAGAACCGACGGCTCTTCGTCAAACTGACCGATTTCGGGCTGTCCAAATTTTTTGAGACCGCCGGCTATTCAGGAATTACCGCCAGCGAAGCGGTGTGCGGAACAATCGCCTATATGTCACCCGAGCAGCTCACCAATAGCAAGTATGCCGAACCCGATTGCGATGTTTACTCGATCGCCGTTTGCCTGTATCGTCTGTTGACAGGGCGTTTCCCTCACGACTCCGACTCTCCGGCGGAGATCGTTCACCAAAAGCTCAATGTGATGCCAATACCGATCGACGAGATCGACCCAAGTCTCCCGGCCGGACTATCGGGCCTGCTCCAACGCGCGCTTCATCGGGATCGTGAACGACGCATTGAATCGGCAGACGAGTTTGCCAGAGAGCTCGAACCGTTCGGTTTGTAAGGCCCGGCAGTCGGCAGGTACGAGCCCGTCATCCCCTACGACGAACGCTGACAACTGGCCGATCAATGCGATTCGGTCGCGGTCGAACCGCCATTGGACAAAGTTCGCAGTTGCCGTCGTAAAAGAGAAGTTCGGAACGCTGATGGTCATCACTCAGAAAACTCAATTCCCGATTACACGCAGTGGCGGTGAACCGGCGTCGCTTTTGGCCCACCAAACAAGCTGCCACATGGGCGTCAAAGACACCGCTGACGGGCTCCGTCTTCAGCACCATTAACCTGCTTCGGATGGACCCACCGCCGGCTCGAACCGATTTCCGCTCGGCGCGGCGGTGGTGGACACCGCCGGCACTTCGGGAGCACTTTCCAGCGCGGAAAATTGACCAAGCTCGAAGCAAAATCCGAATTCTGAATGTCCTTCGACGCCAACAAACTCTGTGGGAAACGCAGCGAGACGCTAACGTGGCCGCGCGGAGGCACCTCTACATCGCGGTGGAGGTATCCGTTTGTTGCCTTCTTTCGGCACTGTTGGACTTGCCACGGGGGAGATCGGGGTTGGCAGCGGTCAGGGGAGACGGCTTGTCTCGGGAGTGATCGAAGAAGTCTCGTTGGGTCGTCGGACCGCTACACCTTGAACCAGATGCGTGGCGCCGTCGATATGTTGCCCGACGTCGAACTTCGCTGGTGCCACGCGGGCGCCAGCGTCGCTCCCATGCTTCAAACCGTTTCAGGCACCGGACCGCACTGCCACGATTTGCAGCGGAGAGGGAAAAACAAAATCCACCGTTTGGCACCTCGGCGGGAAGAGCCGCGGGCGGATGCGGAAAAAACAGGTCCGGACGGCATCCGGTAATCGCCAAACAAGAGACGAATACTTCAGCTCAGAATGATGTGGCGTCTCGCTGGTTCTCGCAATTGACACCGGACAACGATGACGGCGAATGCCAGGCTCGCGTTCGCCCGTTGACAAGTTGATCCGCTGGTCCTCAAGCTAGCTTGTCGAAGCCGAGCCATTCACTGCCTGCTGGCGGGCCGCACGTTAACCGGTGAGCGTCGCTGGGACATGCAGCGGCTCCTGGACCGGGCAACCGACAGACAAGTCGTGGTTTCCCGGCAAGTATTCATGATGGGAGATTCTGGAGGCGGCACGAACCGTACATCTTCCACTGCGATTGCAACATGGTGCCTGAACTGATCGACTTGGGTGGACTACCCGCTGTTGCAGGCTTGATTGCTCCTCGTCGTCTGGCCGCGGTCAATGGTCATCGGGATTCGCTTGTCTCCGAGGCTACGATCGGGCGAGCGATCAGGAAGACCTAGGGGTTTTCGGGGCTTCTGGGCGCATCGAACGATATGAGCATCGCTGGGGCGGTGCCGGGCATCGTTTCTATGCCGACTTAATGTGGCCGTTTGTCATGGACGCCCTGCAAGATTGAATGTCCGTCGATGGACAGTCAGCGATTTGTTGAGAGCAAGTGACGCTACGGGACTTATGTTTCTCTCAAAACCGTGAGCCTGTCTAGCGGTGCCTCTTGTCTGGACGAGCCTGCAGTAAGTCCGTGACATGGCGGCAAGTTTCTGCAGTGAGCTCAAGGCCATTCCCTGGGAGTAATCGCAAGTGAGACCGGACTCGCCACACTCTAATGCAAAACACTTCCATCTCATCGCGTCGAAATAGCAA containing:
- a CDS encoding ECF-type sigma factor, which encodes MSYWSELVQDETRSQFQQRIFDRYFDSLVRYAEARLGRRNRRVADGEDVALSALGSFYERYGETSIRAIGSEDSLWPLIVTIVHRKTLNQARREAQLKRGGGDVRGDSVLSELPVKAEVRWDSTPDAVVESLETVNRLLSSLPPDLAEIANRRLEGHTNAEIAALIGCSVATIERRLKLIRSIWAQAIV
- a CDS encoding serine/threonine protein kinase — its product is MNQSIYRRYAVEIENGFRPAPIRSNNSLCRDMKKLEIAHLSIESQRRIDEICRVYEDDVRSSRNSNLLTMLDRVPEQEAPVLLFELLRLHAEIEPPAKVFDQVRQLRPEFAWVVEHVIESLQSQTSEPDETIAISVSERELVGTLEGKEYAFRLSMPGQYIFGSAAEADLTITHGAIAQRTACFIMESDRCLVVTFPNESSGAMLQEVSYHSSFSVGPIEFHFRTPMSLGRSVATVADDEASSIRQIGVDGFEITGELGRGGFGVVFDAIQLGSQKRFAIKSLLPDAARSEKLKKLFMREISIVSQLKHPNIVGYHGFGIAGDHPYLILEYVENRQIDDVLAQHPEHKRLRLCIGIVRKILSALAHAHDQGVVHRDVKLSNILTGVENRRLFVKLTDFGLSKFFETAGYSGITASEAVCGTIAYMSPEQLTNSKYAEPDCDVYSIAVCLYRLLTGRFPHDSDSPAEIVHQKLNVMPIPIDEIDPSLPAGLSGLLQRALHRDRERRIESADEFARELEPFGL